One part of the Andrena cerasifolii isolate SP2316 chromosome 4, iyAndCera1_principal, whole genome shotgun sequence genome encodes these proteins:
- the LOC143367915 gene encoding uncharacterized protein LOC143367915 — MEKGSTVFPLRLTSQKRDRHVNLLYTPNHEHGDVGHFVLIKDLSRLVSMQLSRHREKKFICDRCMHYFGSAEKLEAHSLDCGQMNDCAILLPSVGNNLLKFSNHCMKERLPFVVYADLECIIEKTEDNHRMGEMDSKLRAYQHHKVHSIAYYMHCSYDTSLSTYRCRRDADCVSWFVNELENFANFAKPILTNNVPMLDLTPEQWATFRDATHCHICEEPFKAEDVRVRDHCHLSGRFRGPAHSECNLNYKNAFYIPIVFHNLSGCDSHFIIEEIATAFEGSIDVLPITKEKYISFTKKC; from the exons atggagaaaggatcgacggtctttccgctgcgtctcaccagccaaaagagagatcgacacgtcaatctgctctacacgccgaatcatgagcacggcgatgtagggcactttgtgctgatcaaggacttatcccgactggtgagcatgcagttgagcaggcacagagaaaaaaaattcatctgcgatcg atgcatgcactactttggatctgccgagaagttggaggcgcattcgctggactgcgggcaaatgaatgattgcgccatcctgttgcccagcgtaggaaacaatctgctcaaattcagcaaccactgtatgaaggagcggctccccttcgtggtgtacgccgatcttgagtgcatcattgaaaaaacagaggacaatcaccgaatgggtgaaatggatagtaaattgcgcgcgtatcaacaccataaagtgcacagcattgcatattatatgcattgctcgtacgatacatcactgtcgacgtatcgatgtcgccgcgacgcggattgtgtttcatggttcgtcaacgaactggaaaattttgcaaacttcgccaaacccattctgaccaacaatgttcccatgcttgatttaactcccgaacaatgggcgacatttcgcgatgcaacacactgtcatatttgtgaagaaccattcaaggctgaagatgtacgagttcgcgatcattgccatctatccggacgctttagaggcccagcacattcggagtgcaatttaaattataaaaatgcgttttacatccccatagttttccataatttatccggctgcgattcgcatttcattatcgaggaaatagctaccgctttcgaaggcagcattgacgtattacccataacgaaagaaaagtacatttcattcacaaaaaaatgttga